In a single window of the Pseudomonas sp. B21-015 genome:
- the glgX gene encoding glycogen debranching protein GlgX, which yields MTSPKKTAPEPRAEASRIREGLPFPLGATWDGLGVNFALFSANATKVELCIFDDAGEVELERIELPEYTDEIYHGYLPDAHPGLIYGYRVYGPYDPANGHRFNPNKLLIDPYAKQLVGRLKWSEALFGYTIGHPDADLSFDERDSAPFVPKCKVIDPAHTWGHDHRVSVPWDKTIIYETHVRGFSMRHPSVPENLRGTFAGLMVDDVLEHIRKLGVSTVELLPIHAFVNDQHLLHKGMTNYWGYNSIAFFAPDPRYLASGKIAEFKEMVAHLHEANLEVILDVVYNHTAEGNEQGPTLSMRGIDNASYYRLRPDDKRYYINDSGTGNTLDLSHPCVLQMVTDSLRYWATEMHVDGFRFDLATILGRYHDGFDERHSFLVACRQDPVLRQVKMIAEAWDCGPGGYQVGNFPPGWVEWNDKFRDTVRAFWKGDDGQLADFASRMTASGEMFNQRGRRPYASVNFVTAHDGFTLNDLVSYNDKHNEANDENNQDGSNNNLSWNHGVEGPTDDPEINELRQRQMRNFFATLLLSQGTPMLVAGDEFARTQEGNNNAYCQDSEIGWVNWDLSEDGKALLKFVKRLIKLRLAYPILRRGRFLVGNYNEDIGVKDVTWLAPDGSEMSNEQWEEGHGRCLGMLLDGRAQETGIRRKGADATLLLVVNAHHDIVNFLLPEVPDGGFWTCMIDTNQPSIRGQEHFEFGRQYSVTGRSLLLFELQHEEEE from the coding sequence ATGACCAGTCCAAAGAAAACCGCGCCCGAACCTCGTGCCGAGGCTTCGCGAATCCGTGAAGGCTTGCCCTTCCCGCTAGGCGCGACCTGGGATGGCCTGGGGGTCAATTTCGCGCTGTTTTCGGCTAACGCGACCAAGGTCGAACTGTGCATCTTCGACGATGCCGGCGAGGTGGAACTCGAACGTATCGAATTACCGGAATACACCGACGAGATCTACCACGGCTACTTGCCCGATGCCCACCCGGGCTTGATCTACGGCTATCGCGTGTACGGTCCGTATGACCCGGCCAACGGTCATCGTTTCAACCCCAACAAGCTGCTGATCGATCCCTACGCCAAGCAATTGGTCGGTCGATTGAAATGGTCCGAAGCGTTGTTCGGCTACACCATCGGCCACCCTGATGCCGACCTCAGTTTCGATGAACGGGACAGCGCGCCCTTCGTGCCCAAATGCAAAGTGATCGACCCGGCTCACACCTGGGGCCACGACCATCGGGTCAGCGTGCCGTGGGACAAGACGATCATTTATGAGACACACGTACGCGGTTTCAGCATGCGTCATCCCTCCGTCCCCGAGAACCTGCGCGGCACCTTCGCCGGGTTGATGGTCGATGACGTGCTGGAACACATCCGCAAACTCGGTGTGTCGACCGTGGAATTGCTGCCGATTCATGCCTTCGTCAATGACCAGCACCTGCTGCACAAAGGCATGACCAATTACTGGGGTTACAACAGCATCGCCTTCTTTGCCCCGGACCCACGCTACCTGGCCAGCGGCAAGATCGCCGAGTTCAAGGAGATGGTCGCGCACCTGCACGAGGCCAATCTGGAAGTGATCCTCGACGTGGTCTACAACCACACCGCCGAGGGCAACGAACAAGGCCCGACCCTGTCCATGCGCGGCATCGACAATGCCTCTTACTACCGCCTGAGACCCGACGACAAGCGCTACTACATCAACGATTCCGGCACCGGCAACACCCTGGACCTGAGCCACCCGTGCGTGCTGCAAATGGTCACCGACTCCCTGCGTTACTGGGCCACGGAAATGCACGTGGACGGCTTCCGCTTCGACCTGGCGACCATTCTCGGCCGCTACCACGACGGTTTCGACGAGCGTCACAGCTTTCTCGTGGCCTGCCGGCAGGACCCGGTGCTGCGCCAGGTGAAAATGATTGCGGAAGCGTGGGATTGTGGCCCCGGTGGCTATCAAGTCGGCAACTTTCCGCCGGGTTGGGTTGAGTGGAATGACAAATTCCGCGACACCGTGCGCGCGTTCTGGAAAGGCGACGACGGCCAACTCGCCGACTTCGCCAGCCGCATGACCGCGTCCGGTGAGATGTTCAACCAGCGTGGCCGTCGACCGTATGCCTCGGTGAACTTCGTCACCGCCCACGACGGTTTCACCCTGAACGACCTGGTGTCGTACAACGACAAACACAACGAAGCCAACGACGAGAACAATCAGGACGGCAGCAACAACAACCTGTCCTGGAACCATGGCGTCGAAGGTCCGACCGACGATCCCGAGATCAATGAACTGCGCCAGCGCCAGATGCGCAATTTCTTTGCCACGCTGCTGCTGTCCCAGGGCACGCCGATGCTGGTAGCCGGCGACGAATTCGCCCGCACCCAGGAAGGCAACAACAATGCTTATTGCCAGGACAGCGAAATCGGTTGGGTCAATTGGGACCTGAGCGAAGACGGCAAGGCTCTGCTCAAGTTCGTCAAACGCCTGATCAAATTGCGCCTGGCCTATCCGATCCTGCGGCGCGGGCGCTTCCTGGTGGGCAATTACAACGAAGACATCGGCGTCAAGGACGTGACCTGGCTGGCCCCGGACGGCAGCGAAATGTCCAACGAGCAATGGGAGGAAGGCCACGGTCGCTGCCTGGGCATGCTGCTCGATGGCCGCGCCCAGGAAACCGGCATTCGCCGCAAGGGTGCCGACGCGACCCTGCTGCTGGTGGTCAACGCCCACCATGACATCGTCAATTTCCTGCTGCCGGAAGTGCCTGACGGCGGTTTCTGGACCTGCATGATCGATACCAATCAACCGTCGATTCGAGGCCAGGAACACTTCGAATTCGGTCGCCAATACTCGGTCACCGGCCGTTCGCTGCTGCTGTTCGAATTGCAGCATGAGGAAGAAGAGTGA
- the glgB gene encoding 1,4-alpha-glucan branching protein GlgB, which produces MSFSNKEQGHAKEAMLPRARDIDALVRAEHHDPFAILGPHGDGDGGQFIRAYLPDALSVQVLAKDSGEELGHLEAIQTPGLFVGHFDRAQPYLLRTRWAGGEQTSEDPYSFGPLLGEMDLYLFAEGNHRDLSGCLGAQMKTVDGVDGVRFSVWAPNAKRVSVVGDFNNWDGRRHPMRLRHPTGVWELFIPRLQAGEAYKYEILGTHGILPLKADPMALATTLPPDTASKVASPLKVDWRDQAWMQSRGERQRTSAPLSIYELHAGSWQCELDDLGEVARQYTWPELAERLIPYVKELGFTHIELMPIMEHPFGGSWGYQLLSQFAPSARYGSPDEFAAFVNACHQAEIGVILDWVPAHFPTDTHGLAQFDGTALYEYGNPMEGFHQDWDTLIYNLGRTEVHGYMLASALHWLKHFHVDGLRVDAVASMLYRDYSRKAGEWVPNRHGGRENLEAIDFVRHLNDVVALEAPGALVIAEESTAWPGVSQSTQQGGLGFAYKWNMGWMHDSLHYIQQDPVYRAHHHNELSFGLVYAWSERFILPISHDEVVHGKHSLIDKMPGDRWQKFANLRAYLSFMWTHPGKKLLFMGCEFGQWREWNHDQQLDWYLLQYPEHQGVRKLVGDLNRLYREEPALHDQDDAPQGFQWLIGDDAINSVYAWLRWSKEGRPVLVVANFTPVPRQSYRIGAPFAGRWVELINSDADTYAGSNYGNGGGVFTEEEPSHGQALSLVLNLPPLAVLILRPEG; this is translated from the coding sequence ATGAGTTTCTCGAACAAGGAACAGGGTCACGCTAAAGAGGCAATGTTGCCCAGGGCGCGGGACATCGACGCACTGGTGCGTGCCGAACATCACGATCCTTTTGCAATACTCGGCCCCCATGGCGATGGCGATGGCGGGCAATTCATTCGCGCTTATCTGCCGGACGCGTTAAGCGTGCAGGTGTTGGCCAAGGACTCCGGGGAAGAGCTCGGCCATCTTGAGGCGATCCAGACACCGGGGCTGTTTGTCGGCCACTTCGATCGGGCGCAACCTTATCTGCTGCGTACCCGTTGGGCCGGCGGCGAACAAACGTCAGAAGATCCTTACAGCTTCGGCCCGTTGCTCGGCGAGATGGACTTGTACCTGTTCGCCGAGGGTAATCACCGTGATCTGAGTGGTTGCCTTGGCGCGCAGATGAAGACGGTCGATGGAGTGGATGGCGTGCGGTTCTCCGTATGGGCGCCGAACGCCAAACGGGTGTCGGTGGTTGGTGACTTCAACAACTGGGACGGTCGCCGGCACCCGATGCGGCTGCGCCATCCTACCGGTGTCTGGGAACTGTTCATCCCGCGCCTGCAAGCGGGGGAGGCCTACAAATACGAAATCCTCGGTACTCACGGCATTCTGCCGCTCAAGGCCGATCCGATGGCCCTCGCCACCACGCTGCCGCCGGACACCGCGTCGAAAGTCGCCTCACCGCTGAAAGTCGACTGGCGGGACCAGGCCTGGATGCAGTCACGGGGCGAGCGTCAGCGAACCAGCGCACCGTTGTCGATCTACGAGTTGCACGCCGGTTCCTGGCAATGCGAGCTGGATGACCTGGGCGAAGTCGCCCGTCAGTACACCTGGCCCGAGTTGGCCGAGCGGCTGATTCCTTATGTGAAGGAGCTGGGTTTTACCCACATCGAGCTGATGCCGATCATGGAACATCCGTTCGGTGGCTCATGGGGTTATCAACTGCTGTCGCAATTCGCCCCGAGCGCCCGTTACGGCTCGCCGGATGAGTTCGCTGCCTTCGTCAACGCCTGTCACCAGGCCGAGATCGGCGTGATCCTCGATTGGGTGCCGGCGCATTTCCCCACCGATACCCACGGCCTTGCACAGTTCGACGGCACTGCGTTGTATGAGTACGGCAACCCGATGGAGGGTTTTCACCAGGACTGGGACACGCTGATCTACAACCTGGGCCGCACCGAGGTGCACGGTTATATGCTGGCGTCGGCGTTGCACTGGCTCAAGCACTTCCACGTCGATGGCCTGCGGGTCGACGCGGTGGCGTCGATGCTGTACCGCGATTACTCGCGCAAGGCCGGCGAGTGGGTGCCCAACCGTCACGGCGGTCGGGAAAACCTGGAAGCCATCGATTTCGTCCGCCATCTCAACGATGTAGTGGCCCTGGAAGCACCGGGCGCGCTGGTGATTGCCGAAGAGTCCACCGCGTGGCCGGGTGTCAGCCAGAGCACGCAACAGGGCGGACTGGGTTTTGCCTATAAGTGGAACATGGGCTGGATGCACGATTCGCTGCATTACATTCAGCAAGATCCGGTATACCGCGCCCATCATCACAACGAGCTGAGTTTCGGCCTGGTGTATGCCTGGTCCGAGCGTTTCATCCTGCCGATTTCCCATGACGAAGTGGTTCACGGCAAGCACTCGCTGATCGACAAGATGCCCGGCGATCGCTGGCAGAAGTTTGCCAACCTGCGGGCTTATCTGAGTTTCATGTGGACGCATCCTGGCAAGAAACTGTTGTTCATGGGCTGCGAATTCGGCCAGTGGCGTGAGTGGAATCACGATCAGCAACTGGACTGGTATTTACTGCAATACCCGGAACACCAGGGGGTGCGCAAACTGGTCGGTGACCTGAACCGGCTGTATCGCGAAGAGCCGGCGCTGCACGATCAGGACGATGCCCCGCAAGGCTTCCAGTGGTTGATCGGCGACGATGCGATCAACAGCGTCTACGCCTGGCTGCGCTGGAGCAAGGAGGGCAGGCCGGTGTTGGTGGTGGCCAACTTCACTCCGGTGCCGCGTCAGTCCTACCGCATCGGCGCGCCGTTTGCCGGGCGCTGGGTCGAGTTGATCAACAGCGATGCCGACACTTATGCCGGGTCCAATTATGGAAACGGTGGCGGGGTGTTCACCGAGGAAGAGCCGAGCCATGGGCAGGCCCTTTCGCTGGTGTTGAATTTGCCGCCGTTGGCGGTGTTGATCCTGCGGCCGGAGGGTTGA
- a CDS encoding PIG-L deacetylase family protein encodes MKTVSISENSLPAQIWNSAAQLDNIPVINTETLVPAGARAVVIAPHPGDEVVTCGGLLQLLCVLGHPLQLISITDGSASHPGSRQWSEKRLSVFRPQESVEALRRLGLPMHSLKWIRGGFTDNALAERESELTQFIVRYLRPGDVVFSTWREDGNVDHDAVGRASARAAALVGATLNEVPVWAWHWPMRDHGLIPWHRARKVRLDTWTVARKSHATYAYASQLDGEPAIGIAPMLPRVILERMRLPYEIVFV; translated from the coding sequence ATGAAAACAGTTTCCATCAGCGAAAACAGCTTGCCCGCGCAGATCTGGAACAGCGCCGCGCAACTGGACAACATTCCCGTCATCAACACCGAAACGCTGGTCCCGGCCGGCGCCCGCGCGGTGGTGATCGCCCCGCATCCCGGCGATGAAGTGGTGACCTGCGGTGGCCTGCTGCAACTGCTGTGCGTCCTCGGTCATCCCCTGCAATTGATCTCGATCACCGACGGTAGCGCCAGCCATCCAGGCTCGCGACAGTGGTCGGAAAAACGCCTGAGCGTGTTCCGCCCCCAGGAAAGCGTCGAAGCCTTGCGCCGGCTCGGGTTGCCGATGCACAGCCTGAAGTGGATTCGCGGCGGCTTCACCGACAATGCGCTGGCCGAGCGGGAGTCAGAGTTGACCCAATTCATCGTCCGCTACCTGCGCCCCGGCGATGTGGTGTTCAGCACCTGGCGCGAAGACGGCAATGTTGACCACGACGCTGTCGGCCGGGCCAGCGCCCGGGCTGCGGCCCTGGTCGGTGCGACGCTCAACGAAGTACCGGTCTGGGCCTGGCACTGGCCGATGCGCGATCACGGGCTGATCCCCTGGCATCGCGCGCGCAAGGTGCGCCTCGACACCTGGACCGTCGCGCGCAAAAGCCACGCCACCTACGCCTACGCCAGCCAACTCGACGGCGAACCGGCGATCGGCATCGCCCCGATGTTGCCCCGGGTGATTCTGGAGCGCATGCGGTTGCCGTATGAAATCGTGTTTGTCTGA
- a CDS encoding malto-oligosyltrehalose synthase: MKQPLNPPLRATLRLQFHKDFTLDQAIPLVPYFASLGISHVYASPLLAARAGSMHGYDVVDPTTVNPELGGEAALRRLVAALREQHMGLILDIVSNHMAVGGGDNPWWLDLLEWGRLSPHGEFFDIQWHSPDPLMEGQLLLPFLGSDYGVALQNGTLPLRFDARRGAFYVEHYEHHFPICPTNYGELLKTDDQLNAEQAERLKSLADRFSTLSYQTDAYSLAIPLKMELRELASDPAVLHAIQRTLGTYDSLNPEGFQRLHTLLERQSYRLASWRTAADDINWRRFFDINELGGLRVERPAVFEATHAKIFELVAEGLVDGLRIDHIDGLADPRGYCRKLRRRVDRLSPQRHLPIYVEKILGEGETLHRDWCVDGSTGYEFMNQLSLLQHDPEGARTLGELWSRHSERPADFRQEAQLARQQILNGSLAGDFESVAHALLQVARDDLMTRDLTLGAIRRALQELIVHFPVYRTYISPLGRFAQDEAFFQQAMDGARQTLGEADWPVLDCLAGWLGGQPWRKHPMGRPRKLLKHACVRFQQLTSPAAAKAVEDTALYRSAVLLSRNDVGYNTEQFSAPVSDFHAACVNRLAEFPDNLLATATHDHKRGEDTRARLAVLSERSAWYAEQVEHWRNLAGELRTDPGAPSAGDELILYQAILGSWPLELRSDDQVALEDYAKRIWQWQQKALREAKLQSSWSAPNEAYEQATHGFLERLLLSPEGQPLRAAIGAAAQSIAAPGALNGLAQTLLRMTVPGVPDLYQGNEFWDFTLVDPDNRRPVDYASRQQAMHKRLELPDLLANWRDGRIKHALVAQVLNLRAEHVELFQKGTYQTLEVIGSQAHRVLAFARECQGKRAIVIVPIRCAELLENSADPQVDAPLWGDTRVKLPFAAPEENLKGLFASVAVTKHRELMVSAALGAFPVNLIIQTTQA, translated from the coding sequence ATGAAGCAACCGCTCAACCCACCGCTGCGGGCGACCCTGCGGCTGCAATTTCATAAAGACTTCACCCTGGATCAGGCGATCCCGCTGGTGCCGTACTTTGCCAGTCTGGGCATCAGCCACGTCTACGCTTCGCCGCTGCTCGCCGCCCGCGCAGGCTCCATGCATGGCTACGACGTGGTGGACCCGACCACGGTCAACCCTGAACTGGGCGGCGAAGCTGCCTTGCGCCGTTTGGTCGCTGCGTTGCGCGAACAGCACATGGGGCTGATCCTCGACATCGTCTCCAACCACATGGCCGTCGGCGGTGGCGATAACCCCTGGTGGCTCGACTTGCTGGAATGGGGACGACTGAGCCCTCACGGCGAGTTCTTCGACATTCAATGGCACTCACCCGACCCGTTGATGGAAGGCCAGTTGCTGCTGCCCTTCCTGGGCAGCGATTACGGCGTCGCCTTGCAGAACGGCACCCTGCCCTTGCGCTTCGATGCCCGGCGCGGTGCCTTTTATGTCGAGCACTACGAACATCACTTCCCGATTTGCCCCACGAACTACGGCGAACTGCTCAAGACGGATGATCAATTGAATGCCGAACAGGCTGAGCGGCTCAAATCCCTGGCGGACCGCTTCAGTACCTTGAGCTATCAGACCGACGCCTACAGTCTGGCGATTCCACTGAAAATGGAGCTGCGGGAACTGGCCAGCGATCCGGCCGTTCTGCACGCCATCCAGCGCACGCTCGGCACCTACGACTCGCTCAACCCCGAGGGCTTCCAGCGTCTGCACACGCTGCTGGAACGCCAGAGTTATCGCCTGGCCAGTTGGCGCACCGCGGCGGACGATATCAACTGGCGGCGCTTTTTCGATATCAACGAACTGGGTGGCCTGCGCGTCGAACGTCCAGCGGTGTTCGAAGCGACCCATGCAAAAATCTTCGAGCTGGTGGCCGAAGGCCTGGTCGACGGACTGCGCATCGACCACATCGACGGCCTCGCCGACCCGCGCGGTTACTGCCGCAAACTGCGGCGCAGGGTCGATCGCCTGTCGCCGCAGCGGCACCTGCCGATCTACGTCGAGAAGATCCTCGGCGAAGGCGAAACCCTGCACCGCGACTGGTGCGTCGATGGCAGCACCGGTTACGAATTCATGAACCAGTTGTCGTTGCTGCAACACGACCCCGAAGGCGCCCGGACCCTGGGTGAGCTCTGGAGCCGGCACAGCGAACGGCCCGCCGATTTCCGCCAGGAAGCGCAACTGGCGCGCCAGCAGATTCTCAACGGCTCGTTGGCCGGGGATTTCGAAAGTGTCGCCCACGCCCTGTTGCAAGTGGCCCGGGACGACCTGATGACGCGGGACCTGACCCTCGGCGCGATCCGTCGGGCCTTGCAGGAATTGATCGTGCACTTCCCGGTGTACCGCACTTACATCAGCCCCTTGGGCCGCTTTGCTCAGGACGAGGCGTTTTTCCAGCAGGCCATGGACGGTGCAAGGCAAACCCTTGGCGAAGCCGACTGGCCGGTGCTCGACTGCCTGGCCGGCTGGCTCGGTGGCCAACCCTGGCGCAAACACCCAATGGGCCGCCCACGCAAACTGCTCAAGCATGCGTGCGTGCGCTTCCAGCAACTGACCTCACCGGCGGCGGCCAAGGCGGTGGAAGACACCGCGCTCTATCGCTCGGCGGTGCTGCTGTCGCGCAACGATGTCGGCTACAACACCGAGCAGTTCAGTGCGCCGGTTTCCGACTTCCATGCTGCCTGCGTCAATCGCCTCGCCGAATTCCCCGACAACCTGCTGGCCACCGCGACCCACGACCACAAACGCGGCGAAGACACCCGCGCGCGGCTGGCGGTGTTGAGCGAACGCAGCGCCTGGTATGCCGAACAGGTCGAACACTGGCGAAACCTCGCCGGCGAACTGCGCACCGACCCCGGCGCGCCCTCAGCGGGCGATGAGCTGATTCTCTATCAAGCGATCCTCGGCAGTTGGCCACTGGAACTGCGCAGTGACGATCAAGTGGCGCTCGAGGACTACGCCAAACGTATTTGGCAGTGGCAACAAAAAGCCCTGCGCGAAGCCAAGTTGCAAAGCAGCTGGAGCGCGCCAAACGAGGCGTATGAACAGGCGACCCACGGGTTTCTCGAGCGTCTGCTGCTGAGCCCCGAAGGCCAGCCACTGCGTGCGGCCATCGGTGCGGCCGCGCAGAGCATTGCCGCACCGGGCGCGCTGAATGGATTGGCGCAAACCTTGCTGCGAATGACCGTGCCGGGGGTACCGGACCTCTATCAGGGCAACGAGTTCTGGGACTTTACGTTGGTCGATCCGGACAACCGTCGGCCGGTGGATTACGCCAGCCGCCAGCAGGCCATGCACAAACGGTTGGAGCTGCCCGATCTGTTGGCGAACTGGCGTGACGGGCGCATCAAGCATGCCCTGGTTGCCCAGGTGTTGAACCTGCGTGCCGAGCATGTCGAGCTGTTTCAAAAAGGGACTTATCAAACCCTTGAAGTGATTGGCAGCCAGGCTCACCGGGTACTGGCGTTTGCGCGGGAATGCCAGGGAAAACGGGCTATCGTGATCGTACCGATACGCTGTGCCGAACTGCTGGAAAACAGTGCCGATCCACAGGTTGATGCGCCCCTGTGGGGCGATACCCGAGTCAAATTGCCATTCGCCGCCCCTGAAGAAAATCTGAAGGGACTTTTTGCAAGCGTCGCAGTCACAAAACACAGGGAACTAATGGTCAGCGCCGCGCTGGGGGCTTTCCCGGTCAATCTCATTATCCAAACGACCCAAGCTTGA
- a CDS encoding endonuclease/exonuclease/phosphatase family protein, producing MTSDAERQAVESVPSNTPPAIHRLRVLTVNTHKGFTALNRRFILPELREAVRSTSADLVFLQEVVGEHDRHSSRYNDWPPTSQYEFLADSMWSDFAYGRNAVYPNGHHGNALLSKYPIREFRNLDVSITGPERRGLLHCVLDVPGHAEVHAICVHLSLLESHRQLQLQLLCLLLESLPDDAPVIIAGDFNDWQLQGNAALARRDYLHEAFERHHGRPAKTYPARFPLLRLDRIYLRNASSHEPRILGYKPWTHLSDHLPLAVEVRL from the coding sequence GTGACCAGCGATGCCGAACGCCAAGCCGTCGAATCAGTGCCATCGAACACGCCCCCGGCGATTCATCGACTCAGAGTGCTGACGGTCAACACTCACAAGGGCTTCACCGCCCTCAACCGACGCTTCATCCTCCCGGAATTGCGTGAAGCGGTACGCAGTACGTCGGCGGACCTGGTGTTTCTACAGGAAGTGGTCGGTGAGCACGACCGGCATTCCTCCCGTTACAACGACTGGCCACCAACCTCGCAATACGAGTTCCTGGCCGACAGCATGTGGAGCGATTTCGCGTACGGTCGCAACGCGGTCTATCCCAACGGCCACCACGGCAATGCCCTGCTGTCGAAATACCCGATACGCGAATTTCGTAACCTCGATGTCTCGATCACTGGCCCCGAGCGGCGCGGGTTGCTGCACTGTGTGCTGGATGTGCCGGGCCATGCCGAGGTGCATGCCATTTGCGTGCACCTGAGCCTGCTGGAAAGCCATCGACAACTCCAGCTCCAGTTGCTCTGCCTGTTGCTCGAATCGTTGCCTGACGATGCTCCGGTGATCATTGCCGGCGACTTCAACGACTGGCAGTTACAAGGCAACGCCGCCCTCGCCCGACGCGACTACCTGCATGAAGCCTTCGAACGCCACCATGGCCGGCCGGCGAAAACTTACCCGGCGCGGTTTCCCCTGCTGCGCCTGGACCGGATCTACCTGCGCAATGCCAGTAGTCATGAGCCGCGCATACTCGGCTACAAGCCCTGGACGCACCTGTCGGATCACTTGCCGCTGGCGGTGGAGGTGCGCCTGTAA
- a CDS encoding DUF2934 domain-containing protein: MSTDDKRIREFAYQIWESEGKPVGQEKRHWEMACKLAEAEALAPGKSAKATGSKSVGNKSVASKPDGKLVNAKGIEATPKARAKPKAKPAAASAVTPPGEKATVKKPRAARKPPAV; this comes from the coding sequence ATGAGTACCGACGATAAACGCATCCGCGAATTTGCCTATCAAATCTGGGAATCCGAAGGCAAACCCGTAGGCCAGGAAAAACGCCATTGGGAAATGGCCTGCAAGCTGGCCGAAGCCGAAGCACTGGCGCCCGGCAAGTCAGCGAAAGCGACCGGCAGCAAAAGTGTCGGCAACAAGTCCGTTGCCAGCAAGCCCGACGGCAAACTGGTCAATGCCAAGGGCATCGAAGCCACACCCAAAGCCCGTGCCAAGCCCAAAGCCAAACCCGCCGCAGCTTCGGCAGTGACTCCGCCGGGCGAAAAAGCCACCGTAAAAAAGCCTCGCGCCGCGCGTAAACCGCCCGCGGTCTGA
- a CDS encoding autotransporter outer membrane beta-barrel domain-containing protein encodes MRTSFTPQEIKITFCVVSGSFLLCSSMEVRASPAEDETTLWYNQEPPTLTLPFGFATYPDRLHNSRLTIEDTAPSAWDYVYGATSRQAQTDYLAQGTIPGASELKGPALLTVQSASGNTQRVGLIGGTAQFQGNDNGLLTSRALADPGNDTLNLQGQSLGAYWSLTGPQGWHVDLSASGGRVSGYSRNDQGARQAAEGSAVTLSVEGGFPIGLSDNWVVEPQAQLINQRITLDTPYAGSGNASSSDVNAWSGRVGARLKGTYDINGLPVEPYVRTNLWHTVYTGNTVSLDQVDKISSSRSSSSVDVGLGLVARVTPLVSLYVSADYSSNVDDNDLNGLIGSLGVRMRW; translated from the coding sequence ATGAGAACTTCATTCACCCCACAAGAGATAAAAATTACTTTTTGCGTTGTCTCGGGTTCATTCCTGCTGTGCTCATCCATGGAGGTGCGAGCATCGCCCGCCGAGGATGAAACAACCCTCTGGTACAACCAGGAACCGCCGACACTCACCTTGCCCTTCGGCTTCGCCACCTATCCCGACCGTTTACACAACTCACGCCTGACGATCGAAGACACTGCGCCTTCGGCCTGGGACTACGTCTATGGGGCGACATCGCGGCAGGCCCAAACCGATTATCTGGCCCAGGGCACAATTCCCGGCGCCAGCGAACTCAAAGGCCCGGCGCTCCTGACCGTGCAAAGCGCCAGCGGCAATACCCAACGGGTCGGACTGATCGGCGGCACCGCTCAATTCCAGGGCAACGACAACGGCCTGCTGACCAGCCGCGCCCTCGCCGACCCCGGTAATGACACGCTCAACCTTCAAGGCCAAAGCCTTGGTGCCTATTGGAGCTTGACCGGGCCGCAAGGCTGGCACGTAGATTTGTCGGCCAGCGGTGGCCGGGTCAGCGGTTACAGCCGCAACGACCAGGGCGCGCGGCAAGCCGCCGAGGGCAGCGCGGTGACATTGTCGGTGGAAGGGGGCTTCCCCATCGGCCTGAGCGATAACTGGGTGGTCGAACCCCAGGCGCAGTTGATCAATCAACGCATCACGCTGGATACGCCGTACGCCGGCTCCGGCAACGCCTCGTCCAGCGACGTGAACGCCTGGAGCGGACGGGTCGGGGCACGCTTGAAAGGCACTTACGATATCAACGGCCTGCCGGTCGAACCCTATGTGCGGACCAACCTGTGGCACACGGTGTACACCGGCAACACCGTCAGCCTGGATCAGGTCGACAAAATCAGCAGCAGCCGCAGCTCCTCGTCGGTGGACGTGGGTCTGGGGCTGGTGGCCAGAGTGACACCTTTGGTCAGCCTGTATGTCAGCGCCGATTACAGCAGCAATGTGGATGACAATGATTTGAACGGGTTGATTGGCAGCCTGGGTGTGCGGATGCGGTGGTGA